Part of the Paenibacillus sp. YPG26 genome, TTGCCATGCGCATTCCAGCACACTAAATTCGAAGATAAACGAGGTATTACGTTCATGATAGATTATTTAAAGGGACATATTGTCCACTATGAAACAGAGTATGTCGTTATGGATGTGCAGAATATTGGCTACCGGGTGTTTTGTCCTAATCCTTATGCTTTTGCCAAAAGTGACGATGTGGTTACAGCTTATATTCATCACCATGTGCGGGAGGATGCGATTCTTCTATTTGGCTTCCCTACAAGGGAGGAGCAGAAGCTGTTCCGCAAGTTGATTGAAGTATCAGGAATTGGGCCGCGCGTGGCCCTGGGTATTCTTGCCGGAGGCACGCCGGACAGCGTGGTAGCGGCGATATATCAAGAGAACATCACCTTTCTTACCAAGCTCCCTGGCATCGGGAAGAAGACAGCTCAGCGGATTATTCTTGATCTGAAGGACAAGCTGGACGG contains:
- the ruvA gene encoding Holliday junction branch migration protein RuvA; its protein translation is MIDYLKGHIVHYETEYVVMDVQNIGYRVFCPNPYAFAKSDDVVTAYIHHHVREDAILLFGFPTREEQKLFRKLIEVSGIGPRVALGILAGGTPDSVVAAIYQENITFLTKLPGIGKKTAQRIILDLKDKLDGIANTPLFVQVDTGQHDLFNPVSTGWHEAKEGLRALGYTDAELDKVWQTLKDGIVPDEPVDSVMKKALRMLYAG